TGGCACGACGGGCCGGATCCGCTGGCGCCGCCGGCGGACCTGCGCGATGCGCTCGACGAGATCGGCCGCGACGTGATGGCCGGCGCGTCGCCGCGTTCGGCACTGGAGGAGCTGCTGCGCCGCGGCACCGAGCGCACGTCGGGGCTCGACGAGCTCACGCGGCGGCTGTGGCAGCGGCGTTCGGAGATCCAGCGCCGTCATCGGCTCGACGGCACGCTGCAGGAGGTGCAGCAGCTGCTGAGCGAGGCGCTGACCGCCGAGCGCCGTGAGCTGTTTCCGGACCCGGACGACGAGGCGCGCTTCCGCGAGGCGCAGCTCGACGCCCTCCCGCCGGGCACCGCCGCGGCCGTGCGCGAGCTGAGCGAGTACGACTGGCGTTCTTCGGAGGGACGGCAGAAGTACGAGCAGATCCGCGACCTGCTCGGCCGCGAGGCGCTCGACGCGCGGTTCCAGGGCATGAAGCAGGCGCTGCAGAACGCCGGGCCCGAGGACGTCGAGCAGGTCAACCAGATGCTGTCCGACCTCAACGCGCTGCTGCAGGCCCACGCGCAGGGTGCCGACGACATCGACGAGCGGTTCGCGGAGTTCATGAACCGGTACGGCGAGTTCTTCCCGGAGAACCCGCGCAACGTCGAGGAGCTGATCGACGCGCTGGCCGCACGCGCGGCCGCGGCGCAGCGGATGCTGAACTCGATGTCGGCCGAGCAGCGTGCCGAGCTGGCGGAGCTGTCGCAGCAGGCGTTCGGCGACCCGCGCATCGCCCAGCAGCTGTCCGCTCTGGACGCCGCGCTGCAGGCGCTGCGGCCGGGGGAGGACTGGGCGGGCTCGGAACGCTTCCGCGGCCAGGACCCGCTGGGCCTGGGTGAGGGCGCACAGGCGATGCAGGACCTCGCGGAGCTCGACGGGCTGGCCGAGCAGCTGGGCCAGTCCTACCCGGGCGCGCGGCTCGAGGACATCGACATGGACGCGCTGCAGCGCCAGCTGGGTCCCGACGCCGGTGTCGACGCGCGGCGACTGTCCGAACTGGAGCGTGAGCTGCGTCGGCAGGGCCTGTTCGAACGCGCGGCCGACGGCACGCTCCGCCTGTCGCCCAAGGCGTTGCGGCGCCTGGGCGAGACGGCACTGT
The sequence above is a segment of the Amycolatopsis sp. 2-15 genome. Coding sequences within it:
- a CDS encoding vWA domain-containing protein, giving the protein MPLIPEGYSYGPWHDGPDPLAPPADLRDALDEIGRDVMAGASPRSALEELLRRGTERTSGLDELTRRLWQRRSEIQRRHRLDGTLQEVQQLLSEALTAERRELFPDPDDEARFREAQLDALPPGTAAAVRELSEYDWRSSEGRQKYEQIRDLLGREALDARFQGMKQALQNAGPEDVEQVNQMLSDLNALLQAHAQGADDIDERFAEFMNRYGEFFPENPRNVEELIDALAARAAAAQRMLNSMSAEQRAELAELSQQAFGDPRIAQQLSALDAALQALRPGEDWAGSERFRGQDPLGLGEGAQAMQDLAELDGLAEQLGQSYPGARLEDIDMDALQRQLGPDAGVDARRLSELERELRRQGLFERAADGTLRLSPKALRRLGETALSDVVNSLRGKTGDRETESAGAAGEPTGSSRPWRFGDMQPWDVPRTVRNAVLRSTSLGSRAVTLDVEDVEVVETEHRSRAAVALLVDTSWSMVQEDRWLPMKRTALALHQLISTRFRNDALQLITFGRYAMKVDLPELVGLEGTWEQGTNAHHALLLAGQHLRRHPDAQPVVLMVTDGEPTAHLEPDGEAVFDYPPDPRTIYKTLSEVDRIAKMGASVTVFRLGEDPRLEAFVDTIARRSGGRVVAPDLDGLGAAVVGDYLRTRR